In a single window of the Puntigrus tetrazona isolate hp1 unplaced genomic scaffold, ASM1883169v1 S000000302, whole genome shotgun sequence genome:
- the LOC122333642 gene encoding tropomyosin-1 isoform X2, whose amino-acid sequence MRRFFRVDRDEDYGQIQYLTAKCIRLSQEKVLQRELLVSGERQQVLQAEMETLSMCVCQKEQLYVELNIKYEQLLERFQKQQEQADLLQQRLISVTEERWRDSSLLCLQLEQVSCGLQQLQGSETQLGGLVDELHQEAQLRAQQAEVLEAQLREETQKIEDLEMKLNSKSLELMELQMSHEALRQDLRDQHSAHQRTAEELRRQNSESLGKLRQTAEEFEWLCEQQRKWMSCVKRFKDCLSGEKESLELQVNRLQVELDTVRNTESSSRSTDPCRRWSAELQDEADRWRRLYEDQLKLTAQQDLGPADGHLKPP is encoded by the exons ATGAGGAGATTTTTCAGAGTGGACAGAGATGAAGATTACGGTCAGATTCAGTATCTCACGGCCAAATGCATCCGACTCTCTCAGGAGAAAG tgCTCCAGCGAGAGCTGCTGGTGTCTGGGGAGCGTCAGCAGGTTCTTCAGGCAGAGATGGAGACTCTgtcgatgtgtgtgtgtcagaaagaGCAGCTCTATGTGGAGCTTAACATCAAATATGAACAACTGCTGGAACGATTTCAGAAGCAGCAG gagcaGGCTGATCTCCTGCAGCAGCGTCTGATCTCTGTGACGGAGGAGCGCTGGAGAGACTCCTCTCTGCTCTGTCTTCAGCTGGAGCAGGTGAGCTGTGGTTTACAGCAGCTGCAGGGCTCAGAGACGCAGCTCGGGGGCCTCGTGGACGAGCTGCACCAGGAGGCCCAGCTCAGAGCTCAGCAGGCTGAGGTCCTGGAGGCGCAGCTCCGCGAGGAGACTCAGAAAATAGAAGACCTAGAGATGAAGCTAAACAG TAAATCGCTGGAGCTGATGGAGCTCCAGATGTCCCATGAAGCCCTTCGGCAGGATCTGCGCGATCAGCACAGCGCCCACCAGAGGACGGCGGAGGAACTGCGGCGCCAGAATTCGGAGAGTCTCGGCAAACTCCGTCAAACGGCCGAAGAGTTCGAGTGGCTCTGCGAGCAGCAGCGGAAGTGGATGAGCTGCGTCAAGAG gtTTAAGGACTGTCTATCAGGTGAGAAGGAGTCCCTGGAGCTGCAGGTGAACAGGTTACAGGTGGAGCTGGATACTGTGAGGAATACTGAGAGCTCCAGTCGTTCCACAGATCCCTGCAGAAG GTGGAGCGCTGAGCTCCAGGATGAAGCGGACCGATGGAGAAGACTGTATGAAGACCAGCTCAAACTCACCGCACAGCAG GACCTGGGGCCAGCGGATGGGCATCTCAAACCACCGTGA
- the LOC122333642 gene encoding tropomyosin-1 isoform X1: MRRFFRVDRDEDYGQIQYLTAKCIRLSQEKAVLQRELLVSGERQQVLQAEMETLSMCVCQKEQLYVELNIKYEQLLERFQKQQEQADLLQQRLISVTEERWRDSSLLCLQLEQVSCGLQQLQGSETQLGGLVDELHQEAQLRAQQAEVLEAQLREETQKIEDLEMKLNSKSLELMELQMSHEALRQDLRDQHSAHQRTAEELRRQNSESLGKLRQTAEEFEWLCEQQRKWMSCVKRFKDCLSGEKESLELQVNRLQVELDTVRNTESSSRSTDPCRRWSAELQDEADRWRRLYEDQLKLTAQQDLGPADGHLKPP; this comes from the exons ATGAGGAGATTTTTCAGAGTGGACAGAGATGAAGATTACGGTCAGATTCAGTATCTCACGGCCAAATGCATCCGACTCTCTCAGGAGAAAG cagtgCTCCAGCGAGAGCTGCTGGTGTCTGGGGAGCGTCAGCAGGTTCTTCAGGCAGAGATGGAGACTCTgtcgatgtgtgtgtgtcagaaagaGCAGCTCTATGTGGAGCTTAACATCAAATATGAACAACTGCTGGAACGATTTCAGAAGCAGCAG gagcaGGCTGATCTCCTGCAGCAGCGTCTGATCTCTGTGACGGAGGAGCGCTGGAGAGACTCCTCTCTGCTCTGTCTTCAGCTGGAGCAGGTGAGCTGTGGTTTACAGCAGCTGCAGGGCTCAGAGACGCAGCTCGGGGGCCTCGTGGACGAGCTGCACCAGGAGGCCCAGCTCAGAGCTCAGCAGGCTGAGGTCCTGGAGGCGCAGCTCCGCGAGGAGACTCAGAAAATAGAAGACCTAGAGATGAAGCTAAACAG TAAATCGCTGGAGCTGATGGAGCTCCAGATGTCCCATGAAGCCCTTCGGCAGGATCTGCGCGATCAGCACAGCGCCCACCAGAGGACGGCGGAGGAACTGCGGCGCCAGAATTCGGAGAGTCTCGGCAAACTCCGTCAAACGGCCGAAGAGTTCGAGTGGCTCTGCGAGCAGCAGCGGAAGTGGATGAGCTGCGTCAAGAG gtTTAAGGACTGTCTATCAGGTGAGAAGGAGTCCCTGGAGCTGCAGGTGAACAGGTTACAGGTGGAGCTGGATACTGTGAGGAATACTGAGAGCTCCAGTCGTTCCACAGATCCCTGCAGAAG GTGGAGCGCTGAGCTCCAGGATGAAGCGGACCGATGGAGAAGACTGTATGAAGACCAGCTCAAACTCACCGCACAGCAG GACCTGGGGCCAGCGGATGGGCATCTCAAACCACCGTGA
- the LOC122333642 gene encoding zinc finger protein 853 isoform X3, with amino-acid sequence MRRFFRVDRDEDYGQIQYLTAKCIRLSQEKAVLQRELLVSGERQQVLQAEMETLSMCVCQKEQLYVELNIKYEQLLERFQKQQADLLQQRLISVTEERWRDSSLLCLQLEQVSCGLQQLQGSETQLGGLVDELHQEAQLRAQQAEVLEAQLREETQKIEDLEMKLNSKSLELMELQMSHEALRQDLRDQHSAHQRTAEELRRQNSESLGKLRQTAEEFEWLCEQQRKWMSCVKRFKDCLSGEKESLELQVNRLQVELDTVRNTESSSRSTDPCRRWSAELQDEADRWRRLYEDQLKLTAQQDLGPADGHLKPP; translated from the exons ATGAGGAGATTTTTCAGAGTGGACAGAGATGAAGATTACGGTCAGATTCAGTATCTCACGGCCAAATGCATCCGACTCTCTCAGGAGAAAG cagtgCTCCAGCGAGAGCTGCTGGTGTCTGGGGAGCGTCAGCAGGTTCTTCAGGCAGAGATGGAGACTCTgtcgatgtgtgtgtgtcagaaagaGCAGCTCTATGTGGAGCTTAACATCAAATATGAACAACTGCTGGAACGATTTCAGAAGCAGCAG GCTGATCTCCTGCAGCAGCGTCTGATCTCTGTGACGGAGGAGCGCTGGAGAGACTCCTCTCTGCTCTGTCTTCAGCTGGAGCAGGTGAGCTGTGGTTTACAGCAGCTGCAGGGCTCAGAGACGCAGCTCGGGGGCCTCGTGGACGAGCTGCACCAGGAGGCCCAGCTCAGAGCTCAGCAGGCTGAGGTCCTGGAGGCGCAGCTCCGCGAGGAGACTCAGAAAATAGAAGACCTAGAGATGAAGCTAAACAG TAAATCGCTGGAGCTGATGGAGCTCCAGATGTCCCATGAAGCCCTTCGGCAGGATCTGCGCGATCAGCACAGCGCCCACCAGAGGACGGCGGAGGAACTGCGGCGCCAGAATTCGGAGAGTCTCGGCAAACTCCGTCAAACGGCCGAAGAGTTCGAGTGGCTCTGCGAGCAGCAGCGGAAGTGGATGAGCTGCGTCAAGAG gtTTAAGGACTGTCTATCAGGTGAGAAGGAGTCCCTGGAGCTGCAGGTGAACAGGTTACAGGTGGAGCTGGATACTGTGAGGAATACTGAGAGCTCCAGTCGTTCCACAGATCCCTGCAGAAG GTGGAGCGCTGAGCTCCAGGATGAAGCGGACCGATGGAGAAGACTGTATGAAGACCAGCTCAAACTCACCGCACAGCAG GACCTGGGGCCAGCGGATGGGCATCTCAAACCACCGTGA
- the leprotl1 gene encoding leptin receptor overlapping transcript-like 1: protein MAGIKALISLSFGGAIGLMFLMLGCALPVYNEYWPLFLLFFYILSPIPYCISRRVVDDTDSASNACKELAIFLTTGIVVSAFGLPIIFARGAVIAWGACALVLTGNIVIFATILGFFLVFGSNDDFSWQQW from the exons ATGGCGGGGATCAAAG CTCTGATCAGTCTGTCGTTCGGAGGAGCCATCGGTCTCATGTTCCTGATGCTGGGTTGTGCTCTGCCCGTCtataa tgAGTACTGGCCTCTGTTCCTGCTCTTCTTCTACATCCTGTCTCCTATCCCATACTGCATCTCTCGGCGTGTGGTGGACGACACAGACTCGGCCAGCAACGCCTGCAAAGAGCTGGCCATATTCCTGACCACAGGCATCGTGGTGTCCGCCTTCGGGCTGCCCATCATATTCGCCCGCGGCGCTGTG ATCGCGTGGGGAGCCTGCGCTCtggtcctgacgggaaacatcgtGATCTTCGCCACCATCCTGGGCTTCTTCCTGGTGTTCGGCTCGAACGATGACTTCAGCTGGCAGCAGTGGTAG
- the LOC122333640 gene encoding F-box/LRR-repeat protein 12-like, translated as MAALRCGTLEYLPENVLIDILSYLNAREVVRNSRVCRRWKQLVKDQRLWRVVDLSTWKGLTSRALWVLLRQYLGPGLRCLRLRGLLLSARRGAFLTESWLQTLRSKCPRLRRLCLQHTDLRGLRSCSLLPPSLQELELRSCEVPAGFFAQEPEIEALVLDTVPSFSDQHLRSLCSWRRLRRLELRDLIRVSAGGLGGCVQTLGRLTHLELENRSWTQMLALGLGRGWPGLDTLRLGGNEVSPGLLSVSRLQDLRWLHLCKCRLKQKMVLRCCRSLSRLRLLEFSEVEFVEDEDDLREDGDEDDPVPGLRRSLHSLLPDCRVCFIRCSLTVHRLRLNTHTHTHTHAHFTSHNMTSAVKQSASVSRFQTV; from the exons ATGGCCGCGTTGAGATGCGGCACTCTGGAATATCTCCCCGAAAATGTTTTAATCGACATCCTGTCTTATTTAAACGCGCGAGAAGTCGTTCGAAACTCGAG ggtgTGCAGGCGCTGGAAGCAGCTGGTGAAGGACCAGAGACTCTGGAGAGTTGTTGATCTCTCCACATGGAAAGGG ctgacGTCTCGAGCTCTGTGGGTCCTTCTGCGTCAGTATCTGGGCCCCGGCCTGCGGTGTCTGCGTCTGCGCGGCCTGCTGCTGTCTGCGCGCCGCGGAGCCTTCCTCACCGAGTCCTGGCTGCAGACGCTGCGCTCTAAATGCCCTCGCCTGCGCAGACTCTGCTTGCAGCACACAGACCTGCGGGGCCTGCGCAGCTGCTCTCTGCTGCCCCCGTCGCTGCAGGAGCTGGAGCTGCGCTCGTGCGAGGTCCCGGCCGGGTTCTTCGCTCAGGAGCCCGAGATAGAAGCGCTCGTCCTGGACACCGTGCCGTCGTTCTCGGACCAGCACCTGCGCAGTCTGTGCAGCTGGAGGCGTCTGCGGCGGCTGGAGCTGCGCGATCTGATCCGCGTGAGCGCAGGCGGACTCGGGGGCTGCGTGCAGACGCTCGGACGCCTCACGCACCTGGAGCTGGAGAACCGCAGCTGGACGCAGATGCTGGCGCTGGGGCTGGGCCGGGGCTGGCCGGGGCTGGACACGCTGCGTCTGGGCGGGAACGAGGTCAGCCCGGGGCTGCTGTCCGTCAGTCGTCTGCAGGACCTGCGCTGGCTGCATCTGTGCAAGTGCAGACTGAAACAGAAGATGGTGCTCAGATGCTGCAG GTCTCTGTCTCGGCTGCGTCTGCTGGAGTTCAGCGAGGTGGAGTTTgtggaggatgaggatgatctGAGGGAGGACGGCGATGAAGACGACCCTGTGCCGGGTCTCAGGCGCTCCTTACACTCGCTGCTGCCCGACTGTCGAGTGTGTTTCATCCGCTGCTCGCTCACCGTCCACAGACTgagactgaacacacacacacacacacacacacacgcacactttaCCTCACACAACATGACCTCTGCTGTCAAACAGTCCGCATCTGTCTCCAGGTTTCAGACtgtttaa
- the tmem107 gene encoding transmembrane protein 107 isoform X2: MSSLKSLVPARFLTLAAHLVIVITIFWSRDNNIQSCLPLEFTEEQFKAEDTRLLVALSVTLGLFGIELTGFLSGASMFNSNQALLSLVSHSSACVSLSCFVFQRWPCWTYWIIFSFCSSL; encoded by the exons ATGTCTTCGTTAAAGAGTCTGGTTCCTGCTCGTTTCCTCACACTCGCCGCTCACCTGGTCATCGTTATAACCATCTTCTGGTCACGG gaCAATAACATCCAGTCATGTCTGCCACTGGAGTTCACTGAAGAGCAGTTCAAAGCCGAAGACACAcg GCTCCTGGTGGCTCTGTCTGTGACTCTGGGGCTGTTTGGGATCGAGCTGACAGGCTTTCTGTCTGGAGCCTCTATGTTCAACAGCAACCAGGCCCTGCTGT CTCTGGTCTCTCACTCCAGCGCCTGCGTCTCTCTGTCCTGTTTCGTGTTTCAGCGGTGGCCCTGCTGGACGTACTGGATCATATTCAGCTTCTGCAG